Proteins encoded together in one Bombus vancouverensis nearcticus chromosome 14, iyBomVanc1_principal, whole genome shotgun sequence window:
- the pasilla gene encoding RNA-binding protein Nova-1-like protein passilla isoform X1, with protein sequence MAADSGMETCPSPEIADSRKRPLDCDAENGATKRSHYGSGGDGTYHLKVLVPGVAAGAIIGKGGDTIAQLQKDTGARVKMSKSHDFYPGTTERVCLITGSLEAIMAVMDFIMDKIREKPDLTLKTTVDFESGKTTAERDKQVKILVPNSTAGMIIGKAGNYIKQIKEECGSYVQISQKAKDVSLQERCITVIGEKENNRNALMMILAKVADDPHSGTCPNVSYADVSGPVANYNPTGSPYAQAPTSTPTYTSTAGINTVSLLNGAGLSLNLNLGAAITAGTAPVTTQLLEHIKLNLRTAGFSEPAASEILSAIATLAKYNLLGMGIGMPSSMGYLGNPMDSTTTANGSNNNGGVFGPIGTVPALGSTSPTPRNTLDRYEPFDPFRQNNTAASAIHLNNNSFGLGTNQLSLVSKSPTQVDANNKETKKVDIEIAEVIVGAILGPGGRALIEIQHLSGANIQISKKGMFAPGTRNRIVTITGYPNAIGTAQYLIEQRISEEEAKRARQNALANMIH encoded by the exons ATGGCTGCCGACTCAGGAATGGAGACGTGTCCTTCCCCGGAGATTGCAGACTCCAGGAAGCGGCCGCTTGATTGTGACGCGGAAAATGGCGCGACGAAGAGGTCTCATTACGGATCAG ggGGTGATGGAACATATCACCTCAAAGTATTGGTCCCTGGTGTGGCTGCTGGAGCAATCATTGGAAAAGGAGGGGATACAATTGCCCAGTTACAAAAAGATACAGGAGCCAGGGTCAAAATGTCTAAATCCCACGATTTCTACCCAG GAACAACAGAAAGAGTGTGTTTAATTACGGGTAGTTTAGAAGCTATAATGGCAGTTATGGACTTTATTATGGATAAAATTCGTGAGAAACCAGATCTTACATTAAAGACAACTGTTGACTTTGAATCAGGGAAAACTACCGCAGAGAGAGACAAACAG gtAAAAATTTTGGTACCTAACAGCACTGCAGGCATGATAATAGGTAAAGCTGGAAATTACatcaaacaaataaaagaagaatGTGGCTCGTACGTTCAAATAAGTCAGAAGGCAAAAGATGTGTCTTTGCAAGAAAGATGTATAACGGTAAttggagagaaagagaataacCGTAATGCATTAATGATGATATTAGCAAAAGTGGCGGATGATCCACATAGTGGAACATGTCCAAATGTTAGTTACGCAGATGTTAGTGGTCCTGTAGCTAATTACAATCCCACAGGCAGTCCTTATGCTCAAGCACCTACAAGCACTCCCACGTATACTTCTACGGCTGGCATCAATACAG TGAGTCTCTTGAATGGTGCTGGATTAAGCTTGAACTTGAATTTAGGAGCTGCAATTACAGCAGGTACAGCACCAGTGACAACGCAATTGTTGGAACATATAAAGTTAAATTTACGAACGGCAGGTTTTTCGGAACCTGCTGCTAGCGAAATTTTGTCTGCTATCGCTACACTTGCTAAATATAATCTTCTCGGAATGGGAATCGGGATGCCTTCTAGTATGGGATACCTTGGAAATCCTATGGATAGCACTACAACAGCAAATGGTTCGAATAACAATGGCGGCGTATTTGGGCCAATTGGAACAGTTCCTGCTCTTGGATCTACGTCTCCCACACCACGTAATACACTTGACAGATACGAGCCTTTTGATCCATTCAGACAAAACAACACAGCTGCCAGTGCTATTCATCTAAACAACAATTCGTTTGGCCTTGGCACTAACCAGTTATCACTTGTAAGTAAGAGTCCTACACAGGTAGACGCCAACAACAAGGAGACCAAGAAAGTAGACATAGAAATTGCAGAGGTTATAGTGGGAGCTATTCTGGGACCCGGTGGTCGTGCCCTCATTGAGATTCAGCACCTAAGTGGCGCCAACATACAAATCTCTAAGAAGGGCATGTTCGCTCCTGGTACCAGGAACCGCATAGTGACTATCACGGGTTATCCTAATGCAATCGGCACTGCTCAATATTTAATTGAGCAGAGGATCAGTGAAGAGGAAGCAAAACGAGCACGTCAAAATGCCCTCGCCAATATGATCCATTGA
- the Mocs2B gene encoding molybdenum cofactor synthesis 2B, which translates to MSTAKDIVKLQQEELNVGHIIDLVTAPNCGAVSSFVGITRDNFDNKKVLRLEYEAYEPMALKEMKNICSKIRSQWNVYHIAIYHRLGEVPVSKASVVIAISSPHREESLKAIEYAINSLKTSVPIWKKEVYDTQEVQWKENKECTWSNIHDMIDVEESENITVVNDTVETVIEYDGEEVEKEEDDVIIDPNLVQIRATPAELNHRISAFIERKRQQVNIVNVQEFCCQRDQNDENDNSCARVDAILIRRKDSKSHVKVHRVLNAWGPQTVDQHALHKATMSGPTQTNNNYSSVLDERISTTEKILGINRPVPKDVYERLKNIEDRILYLEGISPEYKDLWKAEDMNNLKGTFKPVRKRTYSMAELDSKLHELEDKYAKRAK; encoded by the exons ATGAGTACTGCAAAAGATATCGTCAAATTGCAACAAGAAGAGTTAAATGTTGGACACATAATTGATTTAGTAACAGCTCCTAATTGTGGGGCTGTATCAAGTTTTGTTGGCATTACTCGTGACAATTTTGATAATAAGAAG GTTTTAAGATTGGAGTATGAAGCATACGAACCAATGGctttaaaagaaatgaaaaacatatGTTCAAAAATTCGTTCTCAATGGAATGTTTATCATATTGCTATATATCATCGCCTAGGGGAGGTACCAGTATCCAAAGCGAGCGTAGTAATTGCTATTTCTTCTCCTCATAGGGAAGAATCATTAAAAGCTATTGAATATGCTATTAATTCATTGAAAACATCAGTTCCAATTTGGAAGAAAGAGGTATATGATACTCAAGAAGTTCAATGGAAAGAAAATAAGGAGTGTACCTGGTCaaata TTCATGATATGATTGATGTAGAAGAATCAGAAAATATTACAGTAGTAAATGACACAGTAGAAACTGTAATAGAATATGATGGCGaagaagtagaaaaagaagaggatGATGTAATAATTGATCCAAATCTTGTTCAGATTCGTGCTACCCCGGCTGAACTGAATCACAGAATATCAGCTTTCATTGAAAGAAAACGTCAACAAGTAAACATTGTTAACGTACAAGAATTTTGTTGTCAAAG GGATCAAAATGATGAGAATGATAATTCATGCGCGAGAGTAGATGCCATTCTTATTAGGAGAAAAGATTCTAAAAGTCATGTTAAAG tACATAGAGTACTCAATGCATGGGGACCTCAAACAGTCGATCAACATGCTTTACATAAAGCTACGATGTCGGGACCGACCCAAACAAATAATAATTACTCGTCCGTATTGGATGAAAGAATCTCAACCACCGAAaaaattcttggaataaatcgaCCTGTTCCCAAAGATGTATATGAAAGACTCAAAAATATCGAAGATCGAATATTATACTTAGAAGGCATATCTCCCGAATACAAGGATCTTTGG AAAGCAGAAGATATGAACAACCTCAAAGGAACATTTAAACCAGTCAGGAAAAGG ACATATTCTATGGCAGAACTTGATTCTAAACTGCATGAATTAGAAGACAAATATGCCAAAAGGGCGAAATGA
- the pasilla gene encoding RNA-binding protein Nova-1-like protein passilla isoform X3: MSKSHDFYPGTTERVCLITGSLEAIMAVMDFIMDKIREKPDLTLKTTVDFESGKTTAERDKQVKILVPNSTAGMIIGKAGNYIKQIKEECGSYVQISQKAKDVSLQERCITVIGEKENNRNALMMILAKVADDPHSGTCPNVSYADVSGPVANYNPTGSPYAQAPTSTPTYTSTAGINTVSLLNGAGLSLNLNLGAAITAGTAPVTTQLLEHIKLNLRTAGFSEPAASEILSAIATLAKYNLLGMGIGMPSSMGYLGNPMDSTTTANGSNNNGGVFGPIGTVPALGSTSPTPRNTLDRYEPFDPFRQNNTAASAIHLNNNSFGLGTNQLSLVSKSPTQVDANNKETKKVDIEIAEVIVGAILGPGGRALIEIQHLSGANIQISKKGMFAPGTRNRIVTITGYPNAIGTAQYLIEQRISEEEAKRARQNALANMIH, from the exons ATGTCTAAATCCCACGATTTCTACCCAG GAACAACAGAAAGAGTGTGTTTAATTACGGGTAGTTTAGAAGCTATAATGGCAGTTATGGACTTTATTATGGATAAAATTCGTGAGAAACCAGATCTTACATTAAAGACAACTGTTGACTTTGAATCAGGGAAAACTACCGCAGAGAGAGACAAACAG gtAAAAATTTTGGTACCTAACAGCACTGCAGGCATGATAATAGGTAAAGCTGGAAATTACatcaaacaaataaaagaagaatGTGGCTCGTACGTTCAAATAAGTCAGAAGGCAAAAGATGTGTCTTTGCAAGAAAGATGTATAACGGTAAttggagagaaagagaataacCGTAATGCATTAATGATGATATTAGCAAAAGTGGCGGATGATCCACATAGTGGAACATGTCCAAATGTTAGTTACGCAGATGTTAGTGGTCCTGTAGCTAATTACAATCCCACAGGCAGTCCTTATGCTCAAGCACCTACAAGCACTCCCACGTATACTTCTACGGCTGGCATCAATACAG TGAGTCTCTTGAATGGTGCTGGATTAAGCTTGAACTTGAATTTAGGAGCTGCAATTACAGCAGGTACAGCACCAGTGACAACGCAATTGTTGGAACATATAAAGTTAAATTTACGAACGGCAGGTTTTTCGGAACCTGCTGCTAGCGAAATTTTGTCTGCTATCGCTACACTTGCTAAATATAATCTTCTCGGAATGGGAATCGGGATGCCTTCTAGTATGGGATACCTTGGAAATCCTATGGATAGCACTACAACAGCAAATGGTTCGAATAACAATGGCGGCGTATTTGGGCCAATTGGAACAGTTCCTGCTCTTGGATCTACGTCTCCCACACCACGTAATACACTTGACAGATACGAGCCTTTTGATCCATTCAGACAAAACAACACAGCTGCCAGTGCTATTCATCTAAACAACAATTCGTTTGGCCTTGGCACTAACCAGTTATCACTTGTAAGTAAGAGTCCTACACAGGTAGACGCCAACAACAAGGAGACCAAGAAAGTAGACATAGAAATTGCAGAGGTTATAGTGGGAGCTATTCTGGGACCCGGTGGTCGTGCCCTCATTGAGATTCAGCACCTAAGTGGCGCCAACATACAAATCTCTAAGAAGGGCATGTTCGCTCCTGGTACCAGGAACCGCATAGTGACTATCACGGGTTATCCTAATGCAATCGGCACTGCTCAATATTTAATTGAGCAGAGGATCAGTGAAGAGGAAGCAAAACGAGCACGTCAAAATGCCCTCGCCAATATGATCCATTGA
- the pasilla gene encoding RNA-binding protein Nova-1-like protein passilla isoform X2 translates to MWRIGGDGTYHLKVLVPGVAAGAIIGKGGDTIAQLQKDTGARVKMSKSHDFYPGTTERVCLITGSLEAIMAVMDFIMDKIREKPDLTLKTTVDFESGKTTAERDKQVKILVPNSTAGMIIGKAGNYIKQIKEECGSYVQISQKAKDVSLQERCITVIGEKENNRNALMMILAKVADDPHSGTCPNVSYADVSGPVANYNPTGSPYAQAPTSTPTYTSTAGINTVSLLNGAGLSLNLNLGAAITAGTAPVTTQLLEHIKLNLRTAGFSEPAASEILSAIATLAKYNLLGMGIGMPSSMGYLGNPMDSTTTANGSNNNGGVFGPIGTVPALGSTSPTPRNTLDRYEPFDPFRQNNTAASAIHLNNNSFGLGTNQLSLVSKSPTQVDANNKETKKVDIEIAEVIVGAILGPGGRALIEIQHLSGANIQISKKGMFAPGTRNRIVTITGYPNAIGTAQYLIEQRISEEEAKRARQNALANMIH, encoded by the exons ATGTGGCGTATCG ggGGTGATGGAACATATCACCTCAAAGTATTGGTCCCTGGTGTGGCTGCTGGAGCAATCATTGGAAAAGGAGGGGATACAATTGCCCAGTTACAAAAAGATACAGGAGCCAGGGTCAAAATGTCTAAATCCCACGATTTCTACCCAG GAACAACAGAAAGAGTGTGTTTAATTACGGGTAGTTTAGAAGCTATAATGGCAGTTATGGACTTTATTATGGATAAAATTCGTGAGAAACCAGATCTTACATTAAAGACAACTGTTGACTTTGAATCAGGGAAAACTACCGCAGAGAGAGACAAACAG gtAAAAATTTTGGTACCTAACAGCACTGCAGGCATGATAATAGGTAAAGCTGGAAATTACatcaaacaaataaaagaagaatGTGGCTCGTACGTTCAAATAAGTCAGAAGGCAAAAGATGTGTCTTTGCAAGAAAGATGTATAACGGTAAttggagagaaagagaataacCGTAATGCATTAATGATGATATTAGCAAAAGTGGCGGATGATCCACATAGTGGAACATGTCCAAATGTTAGTTACGCAGATGTTAGTGGTCCTGTAGCTAATTACAATCCCACAGGCAGTCCTTATGCTCAAGCACCTACAAGCACTCCCACGTATACTTCTACGGCTGGCATCAATACAG TGAGTCTCTTGAATGGTGCTGGATTAAGCTTGAACTTGAATTTAGGAGCTGCAATTACAGCAGGTACAGCACCAGTGACAACGCAATTGTTGGAACATATAAAGTTAAATTTACGAACGGCAGGTTTTTCGGAACCTGCTGCTAGCGAAATTTTGTCTGCTATCGCTACACTTGCTAAATATAATCTTCTCGGAATGGGAATCGGGATGCCTTCTAGTATGGGATACCTTGGAAATCCTATGGATAGCACTACAACAGCAAATGGTTCGAATAACAATGGCGGCGTATTTGGGCCAATTGGAACAGTTCCTGCTCTTGGATCTACGTCTCCCACACCACGTAATACACTTGACAGATACGAGCCTTTTGATCCATTCAGACAAAACAACACAGCTGCCAGTGCTATTCATCTAAACAACAATTCGTTTGGCCTTGGCACTAACCAGTTATCACTTGTAAGTAAGAGTCCTACACAGGTAGACGCCAACAACAAGGAGACCAAGAAAGTAGACATAGAAATTGCAGAGGTTATAGTGGGAGCTATTCTGGGACCCGGTGGTCGTGCCCTCATTGAGATTCAGCACCTAAGTGGCGCCAACATACAAATCTCTAAGAAGGGCATGTTCGCTCCTGGTACCAGGAACCGCATAGTGACTATCACGGGTTATCCTAATGCAATCGGCACTGCTCAATATTTAATTGAGCAGAGGATCAGTGAAGAGGAAGCAAAACGAGCACGTCAAAATGCCCTCGCCAATATGATCCATTGA
- the pasilla gene encoding RNA-binding protein Nova-1-like protein passilla isoform X4 has protein sequence MAADSGMETCPSPEIADSRKRPLDCDAENGATKRSHYGSGGDGTYHLKVLVPGVAAGAIIGKGGDTIAQLQKDTGARVKMSKSHDFYPGTTERVCLITGSLEAIMAVMDFIMDKIREKPDLTLKTTVDFESGKTTAERDKQVKILVPNSTAGMIIGKAGNYIKQIKEECGSYVQISQKAKDVSLQERCITVIGEKENNRNALMMILAKVADDPHSGTCPNVSYADVSGPVANYNPTGSPYAQAPTSTPTYTSTAGINTVSLLNGAGLSLNLNLGAAITAGTAPVTTQLLEHIKLNLRTAGFSEPAASEILSAIATLAKYNLLGMGIGMPSSMGYLGNPMDSTTTANGSNNNGGVFGPIGTVPALGSTSPTPRNTLDRYEPFDPFRQNNTAASAIHLNNNSFGLGTNQLSLRL, from the exons ATGGCTGCCGACTCAGGAATGGAGACGTGTCCTTCCCCGGAGATTGCAGACTCCAGGAAGCGGCCGCTTGATTGTGACGCGGAAAATGGCGCGACGAAGAGGTCTCATTACGGATCAG ggGGTGATGGAACATATCACCTCAAAGTATTGGTCCCTGGTGTGGCTGCTGGAGCAATCATTGGAAAAGGAGGGGATACAATTGCCCAGTTACAAAAAGATACAGGAGCCAGGGTCAAAATGTCTAAATCCCACGATTTCTACCCAG GAACAACAGAAAGAGTGTGTTTAATTACGGGTAGTTTAGAAGCTATAATGGCAGTTATGGACTTTATTATGGATAAAATTCGTGAGAAACCAGATCTTACATTAAAGACAACTGTTGACTTTGAATCAGGGAAAACTACCGCAGAGAGAGACAAACAG gtAAAAATTTTGGTACCTAACAGCACTGCAGGCATGATAATAGGTAAAGCTGGAAATTACatcaaacaaataaaagaagaatGTGGCTCGTACGTTCAAATAAGTCAGAAGGCAAAAGATGTGTCTTTGCAAGAAAGATGTATAACGGTAAttggagagaaagagaataacCGTAATGCATTAATGATGATATTAGCAAAAGTGGCGGATGATCCACATAGTGGAACATGTCCAAATGTTAGTTACGCAGATGTTAGTGGTCCTGTAGCTAATTACAATCCCACAGGCAGTCCTTATGCTCAAGCACCTACAAGCACTCCCACGTATACTTCTACGGCTGGCATCAATACAG TGAGTCTCTTGAATGGTGCTGGATTAAGCTTGAACTTGAATTTAGGAGCTGCAATTACAGCAGGTACAGCACCAGTGACAACGCAATTGTTGGAACATATAAAGTTAAATTTACGAACGGCAGGTTTTTCGGAACCTGCTGCTAGCGAAATTTTGTCTGCTATCGCTACACTTGCTAAATATAATCTTCTCGGAATGGGAATCGGGATGCCTTCTAGTATGGGATACCTTGGAAATCCTATGGATAGCACTACAACAGCAAATGGTTCGAATAACAATGGCGGCGTATTTGGGCCAATTGGAACAGTTCCTGCTCTTGGATCTACGTCTCCCACACCACGTAATACACTTGACAGATACGAGCCTTTTGATCCATTCAGACAAAACAACACAGCTGCCAGTGCTATTCATCTAAACAACAATTCGTTTGGCCTTGGCACTAACCAGTTATCACTT AGGTTATAG